From the genome of Podospora bellae-mahoneyi strain CBS 112042 chromosome 2, whole genome shotgun sequence:
CAGCCCTTCCCTAGGATTCATATGACTCGGGGATTATCATGGATTTGAATAAGGTATATCCTCACACTTCCCTTGGCCAGCGCACGCGGAATACTGACCCTTTTTTTGTTCCAAAGAAGCATTACACCGCATGCAAGCTGTTTGGCCGCTTCCCTTTCAAGTCCATTGATGCTGGGGATCATGGCATCACAGCCCTCTTGTTGGGGCATATTCCCCACACCAGCCAACAATGAGCTCACCAGACACACTATCTACCATGATCTTAACCCAGCCTGCCAGGAAATCCGCCTGCTCAGAGTTCATCTTGAGGAAAAAGACGGCTTTATACGGTGTGAGCTGCTACCAGCAGCTAGTCTGTCCAACATCAGAGGGCAGTACACGGCAATATCCTACTGCGCGGGAGACCCTAGGAGAACCAAAAAAATATTCGTCAACGGCATCCCGTTCAATGTCTTTGAGAATCTTGCCCATGTCTTGGAAATGACAAGGAACTTCTGGACCAAGACATTTCCCGATAAAGAGTGCATAATCTGGGCCGACCAAATCTGCATTAACCAGTTCAACCTTGCTGAGCGCTCACACCAGGTCGGTTTCATGAGGGGTATTTACTCTTCAGCGGCGCAGACCTTGATATGCCTTTCTACCACCGACGTTGACCCTCGTGGAGTTGAGTGGCTGGTGAAGCTACACCAAAGTGTCGATCCTGATGGCGACTTCTACCAGTACTACTTCCACCTTGAGTACTACCTCCGAACCAACCTGGCCAACAAGCAATTTGCCGACGATTGGTTTGCATTTTACGACGTCTTCAACAGCCCATGGTGGATGCGAACTTGGGTCTATCAAGAGTTTATTtcatcctccaacatctACTTTTTGTATGGCAAATCATCTGTTCCCTGGAAAAGACTGTCAGAGGTACTCCCAACACTTCAAAAATACAGCCACTTCCCCTACTTTGGCCCAGCTTTTACTGAACGCCAAGCACAAGTCGCAGACACAAAGAACATTGTCAACTTTTTCGTAATCAGTAAACTTCGGTTTGATCGGGTTGGGCCATTCGACCTGATGGATCTGCTTTCTCAATCTCGACATCTTCAGAGCAGCGATAGCCGCGACGGGATCTATGCtttccttggtcttgttcgTGAGAGCTACGGGATCATTCCAGACTATTCCCCTGAGAACACTATGGAACGGCTTTTGGTGGAAATTGCAACGCGGATTGTTTTGCAAGACAAAACATTGGATATTCTCTCCGATGCGAGCAGGGTGAGAGGAGAGCTGTCGCCACGACTTCCCTCTTGGGTTCCAGATTGGACCACAAAGGCTTGTGTCAGCCTTATTCCAAGAACCATCCGAGATACAAGTGACGGATCAGTCGCTTTATTTCCTCGAATCGTTCAA
Proteins encoded in this window:
- a CDS encoding hypothetical protein (EggNog:ENOG503PDNC; COG:S), which gives rise to MLGIMASQPSCWGIFPTPANNELTRHTIYHDLNPACQEIRLLRVHLEEKDGFIRCELLPAASLSNIRGQYTAISYCAGDPRRTKKIFVNGIPFNVFENLAHVLEMTRNFWTKTFPDKECIIWADQICINQFNLAERSHQVGFMRGIYSSAAQTLICLSTTDVDPRGVEWLVKLHQSVDPDGDFYQYYFHLEYYLRTNLANKQFADDWFAFYDVFNSPWWMRTWVYQEFISSSNIYFLYGKSSVPWKRLSEVLPTLQKYSHFPYFGPAFTERQAQVADTKNIVNFFVISKLRFDRVGPFDLMDLLSQSRHLQSSDSRDGIYAFLGLVRESYGIIPDYSPENTMERLLVEIATRIVLQDKTLDILSDASRVRGELSPRLPSWVPDWTTKACVSLIPRTIRDTSDGSVALFPRIVQSGKLELQGFHIGVFRKGKLGWYFPNSRDRFRHDGEGREELWDIIGAQGPFVLRHVGNQYHLVREAQKNKPAGYNSVEDAVQRHGLQAQTVVLS